The following proteins are encoded in a genomic region of Vigna radiata var. radiata cultivar VC1973A unplaced genomic scaffold, Vradiata_ver6 scaffold_7, whole genome shotgun sequence:
- the LOC106753847 gene encoding F-box/kelch-repeat protein At3g27150 yields the protein MTNKKALSVSTVVSGFCLGHRAQKMRVMELPPSGDNGSSTNEDEPVPQDADYSISDELETSILARFPRSQLWKLCFLNKRFLALARSGEIYKIRRQLGLKEPSVFMLASGESNWWGMEWPFMSSKKLPPIESDYNFECGDKESCCAGSQLLVFGKEIDGAVTWRFDSTNNEWVKGPSMINPRCLFASATSGAIAFVAGGYDATTYTQILDSAEMYNSESQSWKPLPRMKKRRKFCSGCFMDNKFYVLGGKDEDGRVLTCGEFFDGKTWKLIPDMWKDNSQLSPPLLAVVNNELYTLDASSNELKVYMKGSNSWKTLGVVPVRADEQRGWGVAFKSLGDELLVIGAPSVSQAERGLCMYTGSPDPAYDKFRWRQIGCTTIHLNHFIRNCAVMWT from the coding sequence ATGACCAACAAAAAAGCATTATCTGTCTCAACCGTTGTTAGTGGGTTTTGTTTGGGTCATAGGGCGCAAAAGATGAGAGTTATGGAGTTACCACCCTCAGGTGACAATGGTTCTTCTACTAACGAAGATGAACCTGTACCTCAGGATGCAGATTATAGTATAAGTGACGAGCTGGAGACATCAATCTTAGCAAGATTTCCAAGGTCACAGCTTTGGAAATTGTGCTTTCTAAACAAGCGGTTCTTGGCGCTAGCGAGGAGTGGCGAGATTTACAAAATCAGGAGGCAGTTGGGACTGAAAGAACCATCTGTGTTTATGTTAGCTAGTGGGGAGAGCAATTGGTGGGGAATGGAGTGGCCTTTCATGTCAAGCAAGAAGCTTCCTCCTATTGAATCGGATTATAATTTTGAGTGTGGAGACAAAGAGTCATGTTGTGCAGGATCCCAGCTATTAGTCTTTGGAAAGGAGATTGATGGGGCTGTAACTTGGAGGTTTGATTCAACCAATAATGAATGGGTGAAAGGGCCTTCTATGATCAACCCAAGGTGTCTTTTTGCATCAGCCACATCTGGTGCAATTGCTTTTGTTGCTGGGGGCTATGATGCAACAACTTACACCCAAATTTTGGATTCTGCTGAGATGTACAACTCTGAAAGCCAGAGTTGGAAACCCCTCCCAAGGATGAAGAAAAGGAGGAAGTTTTGCTCAGGTTGCTTCATGGATAACAAGTTCTATGTTCTTGGAGGGAAAGATGAGGATGGGAGGGTCCTAACTTGCGGGGAATTCTTTGATGGGAAGACATGGAAGTTGATTCCTGACATGTGGAAGGATAATTCTCAACTCTCTCCACCACTCCTTGCTGTTGTGAACAATGAGCTGTACACATTGGATGCTTCTTCAAATGAGCTGAAGGTGTATATGAAGGGAAGCAATTCATGGAAGACTTTGGGAGTGGTTCCTGTGAGAGCTGATGAACAAAGAGGTTGGGGTGTGGCTTTTAAATCTCTTGGTGACGAGTTGCTTGTGATTGGTGCACCTTCTGTGTCACAGGCAGAGCGAGGCTTGTGTATGTACACTGGTTCTCCTGATCCTGCTTATGACAAATTCAGGTGGAGGCAAATTGGATGTACCACCATTCACCTCAATCACTTTATCCGCAATTGTGCTGTCATGTGGACCTGA